In Promicromonospora sp. Populi, one genomic interval encodes:
- a CDS encoding ubiquitin-like domain-containing protein, with protein MRYARPWLASRAARWLVRGAVVGTLVAVSGVYVANANTVTIDYNGDVRTLSVYGDTVTEALASQHIELGRDDVVQPVGSSGVGPGGTVVVRTSRQITVELDGQIITLRTTAGTVGELMAALGPRGDGALATASRTARLDRDPVRFSTVKKVNIAVDGSALEFNTTQSTVRGVFDEAGISLADGDVTSVPLDAAAVDGMVVMVSRDASSSRTVTEVIPFETETVDDPSLPEGYESIRTAGVPGEAEVQYSVKTVGGAVVERTVVDRTVTREPVNEVVVVGTMDVATAPVDPGSARGLGQAMAAERGWGADEFSCLDQLWQKESGWRWNADNPSSSAYGIPQALPGSKMASVGSDWLTNPATQIEWGLGYISGRYGTPCGAWAHSVEIGWY; from the coding sequence GTGAGGTACGCACGGCCGTGGCTCGCGAGCAGAGCGGCCCGGTGGTTGGTCCGTGGTGCCGTCGTCGGCACGCTCGTCGCTGTGAGCGGGGTGTACGTGGCCAACGCCAACACCGTGACGATCGACTACAACGGCGACGTCCGCACGCTCAGCGTCTACGGCGACACGGTCACCGAGGCGCTCGCCTCGCAGCACATCGAGCTGGGCCGCGACGACGTCGTGCAGCCCGTCGGAAGCTCCGGCGTCGGACCCGGTGGCACCGTGGTGGTCCGCACCAGCCGCCAGATCACGGTCGAGCTCGACGGCCAGATCATCACGCTCCGCACCACCGCCGGCACGGTCGGCGAGCTGATGGCGGCCCTTGGGCCCCGCGGCGACGGCGCGCTCGCCACGGCCTCCCGAACCGCGCGGCTCGACCGCGACCCGGTCCGGTTCTCCACGGTCAAGAAGGTGAACATCGCCGTGGACGGCTCGGCGCTCGAGTTCAACACCACGCAGTCGACGGTGCGCGGCGTGTTCGACGAGGCGGGCATCTCGCTGGCCGACGGCGACGTCACGTCTGTGCCGCTCGACGCCGCGGCCGTGGACGGGATGGTCGTCATGGTCAGCCGAGACGCATCGTCGTCGCGCACGGTGACCGAGGTGATCCCGTTCGAGACCGAGACGGTCGACGACCCGAGCCTTCCCGAGGGCTACGAGTCCATCCGCACCGCCGGCGTGCCTGGTGAGGCCGAGGTGCAGTACTCCGTGAAGACGGTCGGCGGCGCCGTCGTCGAACGGACCGTCGTGGACCGGACCGTGACCCGGGAGCCCGTGAACGAGGTGGTAGTGGTGGGGACGATGGACGTCGCCACCGCGCCCGTGGACCCGGGCTCCGCCCGGGGCCTGGGCCAGGCGATGGCCGCCGAGCGGGGCTGGGGCGCCGACGAGTTCTCCTGCCTGGACCAGCTCTGGCAGAAGGAGAGCGGCTGGCGCTGGAACGCTGACAACCCCTCCAGCAGCGCGTACGGCATCCCGCAGGCCCTGCCGGGCTCCAAGATGGCGTCCGTCGGCAGCGACTGGCTGACCAACCCGGCCACGCAGATCGAGTGGGGCCTGGGCTACATCTCCGGGCGCTACGGCACGCCGTGCGGTGCGTGGGCGCACTCCGTGGAGATCGGCTGGTACTGA
- a CDS encoding sorbosone dehydrogenase family protein: MTSRLRRSGSVIAGPTGVALLLLGCTGSPQPGVVSPSPTVSESSPASGSASGDDPWDGQVTADVEVVAEELPVPWGLAPLPDDRFLVTMRDDAMLAVVYPDGGVEYLAWSSGAQELADQTVADGEGGLLGVTVDPEDAGPLITVFLYRTGETDNAVLRAELDLDSGVLSDLTTVLDGIPKASNHNGGRIALGPDGYLYVATGDAGDTANAQDPESLGGKILRVTPDGEPAPGNPEAGSPVWSMGHRNVQGLAWDASGRMFAAEFGQDALDELNVIEPGGNYGWPEVEGPGDQPGFTDPVAWWPTSEASPSGITVTDEAVYLAALRGERLWRVPLLGTASDVADGDSPGFGEPQALLSGEYGRLRAVHAASDGELYVLTNNTDGRGTPAAEDDRLLRVTLTPTE, from the coding sequence ATGACCTCCAGGCTGCGGCGCTCGGGTTCTGTCATTGCTGGGCCGACAGGTGTGGCCCTGCTGCTCCTCGGCTGCACCGGCTCGCCCCAACCGGGCGTCGTGTCGCCGAGCCCGACGGTCTCAGAGTCCTCCCCGGCGTCGGGCTCGGCGTCGGGCGACGACCCTTGGGACGGGCAGGTGACCGCCGACGTCGAGGTGGTCGCGGAGGAGCTTCCGGTTCCTTGGGGCTTGGCTCCGCTGCCGGACGACAGGTTCCTCGTCACGATGCGGGACGACGCCATGCTTGCCGTGGTCTACCCGGACGGTGGTGTCGAGTACCTCGCCTGGTCGAGCGGAGCGCAGGAGCTCGCCGACCAGACCGTGGCCGACGGCGAGGGCGGGCTCCTGGGCGTGACCGTGGACCCGGAGGACGCAGGTCCGCTGATCACGGTCTTCCTGTACCGCACGGGGGAGACGGACAACGCCGTGCTACGGGCCGAGCTGGACCTCGACAGCGGAGTCCTGAGCGACCTCACGACCGTCCTCGACGGGATACCCAAGGCCTCGAACCACAACGGCGGGCGGATCGCGCTGGGTCCGGACGGGTACCTGTACGTCGCCACCGGCGACGCGGGGGACACGGCGAATGCCCAGGACCCGGAGTCGCTGGGCGGCAAGATCCTGCGCGTCACGCCCGACGGCGAGCCGGCGCCCGGCAACCCGGAGGCCGGCTCACCGGTGTGGTCCATGGGGCACCGCAACGTGCAGGGCCTGGCCTGGGACGCGAGCGGGCGGATGTTCGCCGCCGAGTTCGGGCAGGACGCGCTGGACGAGCTGAACGTGATCGAACCCGGCGGCAACTACGGCTGGCCCGAGGTCGAGGGCCCGGGCGACCAGCCCGGTTTCACGGATCCGGTGGCGTGGTGGCCGACGTCGGAGGCCTCGCCGTCGGGCATAACCGTCACTGACGAGGCCGTATACCTGGCCGCGCTCCGCGGGGAGCGCCTGTGGCGTGTGCCGCTGCTCGGCACGGCGTCGGACGTGGCGGATGGGGACAGCCCGGGCTTCGGGGAGCCGCAGGCGCTGCTCTCGGGGGAGTACGGGCGGCTCCGCGCGGTCCACGCGGCGTCGGACGGCGAGCTGTACGTGCTGACGAACAACACGGACGGCCGGGGTACACCGGCGGCCGAGGACGACCGGCTGCTGCGGGTGACGCTGACGCCGACCGAGTAA
- a CDS encoding isochorismatase family protein: protein MSLTESGSVRRALIVVDVQPTFCEGGELATEGANAIADRVAAYAATHRDRYVTVLTTQDWHIDPGEHFSETPDFVDSWPPHGIAGSPNAELHPALADLNPDARLKKGQYSHGYSGFDGADEHGRTLETVLSDAEVTAVDVVGLVESHCVKHTALDARRAGLAARVLTDLTIPVSPEQGRLAEQELTAAGVDLRDSSTL, encoded by the coding sequence ATGAGTCTCACTGAGTCCGGGAGCGTGCGGCGGGCCCTGATCGTCGTCGACGTGCAGCCCACGTTCTGCGAGGGTGGCGAGCTCGCCACCGAGGGCGCGAACGCGATAGCGGACCGCGTCGCCGCCTACGCCGCGACCCACCGCGACCGGTACGTGACGGTGCTGACCACGCAGGACTGGCACATCGACCCGGGTGAGCACTTCAGCGAGACCCCGGACTTCGTCGACTCGTGGCCGCCGCACGGCATCGCCGGCTCCCCGAACGCCGAGCTGCACCCCGCACTGGCCGACCTCAACCCCGACGCCCGGCTGAAGAAGGGCCAGTACTCGCACGGGTACTCCGGGTTCGACGGCGCGGACGAGCACGGGCGCACCCTCGAGACCGTCCTGTCCGACGCCGAGGTCACCGCCGTCGACGTCGTGGGCCTCGTGGAGTCGCACTGCGTCAAGCACACCGCGCTCGACGCCCGCCGCGCGGGCCTCGCTGCCCGCGTGCTGACCGACCTCACCATCCCCGTGTCGCCCGAGCAGGGCCGGCTGGCCGAGCAGGAGCTGACGGCGGCCGGCGTGGACCTCCGCGACTCGTCCACCCTCTGA
- a CDS encoding dolichyl-phosphate-mannose--protein mannosyltransferase codes for MSEQPDATGAHFAATQQALPGTYGAHMRREAVGEQMTRTGSFPAVAQPSRPEPPVRDRLLRDLLGERRLRLGLRVSDRFWGILGALVVTAIAAGARLWALGRPGQLVFDETYYVKEGWSLASLGFEAAWPEEPNPAFEAGDVSSYNTDEAEYVVHPPVGKWMIAIGMRLMGGAQDPMAWRIASAVIGILAVFLIARIARRLFSSTLLGLVAGLLLAVDGEAIVHSRTGLLDQFLMFWVLVAFGCLVLDREWARRRLADRVAQIVEAGGAIGKYGPRLGFRWWRLAAAVSLGLACGVKWSGLYFVAAFGLLTVIWDITARRTAGIERWWEDALVVDAVPAALIMLPTVVAVYIATWSAWFAHPQSYLRNWAVVNDASPPGWWPDWGWAQSGWDAGRSLWEYHHMMWDFHNGLNSEHNYASHPLGWIVQWRPTSFFWEKYTPGQGPCPADSVGDCAQAVTSLGNPLLWWLSALAIPVVLVLVVRYRDWRGTAALVGIAAGWLPWFLYSWPLDDRTIFTFYSIVFTPYVILTLVYLLAVGIERTRRGSADRRIVSWLAAVVVLLIVGVSVLYYPIWTAMPVPYEYWQRLMILPSWI; via the coding sequence GTGTCCGAGCAGCCTGACGCCACTGGAGCGCATTTCGCCGCAACGCAGCAGGCTCTGCCCGGAACCTACGGCGCGCACATGCGCCGGGAGGCCGTGGGCGAGCAGATGACGCGAACCGGGTCGTTCCCCGCCGTCGCGCAGCCGTCGCGGCCCGAGCCGCCCGTGCGCGACCGCTTGCTGCGCGATCTGCTGGGCGAGCGACGCCTCCGGCTCGGCCTGCGGGTGTCGGACCGGTTCTGGGGCATCCTCGGCGCGCTGGTGGTGACCGCGATCGCCGCGGGCGCGCGGCTGTGGGCGCTGGGCCGCCCGGGCCAGCTGGTGTTCGACGAGACGTACTACGTCAAGGAGGGCTGGTCGCTGGCCAGCCTCGGCTTCGAGGCCGCGTGGCCCGAGGAGCCGAACCCGGCGTTCGAGGCCGGTGACGTCAGCTCGTACAACACCGACGAGGCCGAGTACGTGGTGCACCCGCCCGTCGGCAAGTGGATGATCGCGATCGGGATGCGCCTCATGGGCGGTGCCCAGGACCCCATGGCCTGGCGCATCGCGAGCGCCGTGATCGGCATCCTGGCCGTGTTCCTGATCGCGCGCATCGCGCGGCGGCTGTTCTCGTCCACGCTGCTGGGCCTGGTCGCGGGCCTGCTGCTCGCGGTCGACGGCGAGGCGATAGTGCACTCGCGCACCGGCCTGCTGGACCAGTTCCTCATGTTCTGGGTGCTCGTCGCGTTCGGCTGCCTGGTGCTGGACCGCGAGTGGGCCCGGCGTCGGCTCGCGGACCGGGTGGCGCAGATCGTCGAGGCGGGCGGGGCGATCGGGAAGTACGGCCCGCGGCTGGGCTTCCGCTGGTGGCGGCTCGCGGCGGCGGTGTCGCTGGGGCTGGCGTGCGGCGTCAAGTGGTCAGGCCTGTACTTCGTGGCGGCCTTCGGCCTGCTCACCGTCATCTGGGACATCACGGCCCGCCGCACCGCCGGTATCGAGCGGTGGTGGGAGGACGCCCTGGTGGTCGACGCCGTCCCGGCCGCCCTGATCATGCTGCCCACCGTGGTCGCGGTGTACATCGCGACGTGGTCCGCATGGTTCGCGCACCCGCAGTCGTACCTGCGGAACTGGGCGGTGGTGAACGACGCGTCCCCGCCGGGGTGGTGGCCGGACTGGGGCTGGGCGCAGAGCGGCTGGGATGCCGGGCGGTCCCTGTGGGAGTACCACCACATGATGTGGGACTTCCACAACGGGCTGAACTCGGAGCACAACTACGCGTCGCACCCGCTGGGCTGGATCGTGCAGTGGCGTCCGACGTCGTTCTTCTGGGAGAAGTACACGCCCGGCCAGGGGCCCTGCCCCGCGGACTCCGTGGGCGACTGCGCCCAGGCCGTGACGTCGCTCGGCAACCCGCTGCTGTGGTGGCTGAGCGCGCTCGCGATCCCCGTGGTGCTGGTGCTCGTGGTCCGGTACCGCGACTGGCGCGGCACGGCCGCCCTCGTGGGGATCGCCGCGGGCTGGCTGCCCTGGTTCCTGTACTCGTGGCCGCTCGACGACCGCACCATCTTCACGTTCTACTCGATCGTGTTCACGCCGTACGTGATCCTGACGCTCGTGTATCTCCTGGCGGTCGGGATAGAACGGACCCGGCGTGGGAGCGCCGACCGGCGGATCGTGAGCTGGCTGGCCGCGGTGGTGGTGCTGCTGATCGTCGGGGTGAGCGTGCTCTACTACCCGATCTGGACGGCGATGCCGGTGCCTTACGAGTACTGGCAGCGGCTGATGATTCTGCCTAGCTGGATCTGA
- the metG gene encoding methionine--tRNA ligase, whose product MPEAKKTFYLTTPIYYVNDAPHIGHAYTTVAADVVTRWHRQRQESVWFLTGTDEHGEKVMRTAEANGVSPQDWADRLVETAWKPVLGTLDVRNDDFIRTTQERHETAVQAFLTDLYDKGEIYEGAYEGPYCVGCEEYKLPGELIDGTGEYEGLKLCPIHGTPVEMLSEQNYFFRMSAYADRLIALYEEHPEFVQPASARNEVVSFVKQGLQDLSISRSTFDWGVPIPWDSSHVLYVWFDALLNYATAVGLDSGDPERKEQFARTWPADVHLVGKDILRFHAVIWPAMLMAAGLPLPKTVFAHGWLLVGGEKMSKSKLTGIAPSDIIDTFGSDAFRYYFMRTIAFGGDGSFSWEDMTARYNGELANGFGNLASRTAAMIGKYFGGSLPSPGELTDAETGLAQVAAKAVADAEAAIDRLAIHDAVSAVWTLVDATNGYLADTQPWKLAKEPGELNETGTGVDGGRLATSLVTATEALRSLAVLLNPIVPKAAAGLWELLGAEAPLGSLDAQPLDGAATFGALPAGTTITKGAALFPRLDEQAA is encoded by the coding sequence ATGCCGGAAGCGAAGAAGACCTTCTACCTCACGACGCCGATCTACTACGTGAACGACGCCCCGCACATCGGGCACGCGTACACGACGGTCGCCGCTGATGTCGTGACGCGCTGGCACCGTCAGCGCCAGGAGAGCGTCTGGTTCCTCACCGGGACCGACGAGCACGGCGAGAAGGTGATGCGCACCGCCGAGGCGAACGGGGTGTCGCCGCAGGACTGGGCGGACCGCCTCGTCGAGACGGCCTGGAAGCCGGTCCTGGGGACCCTCGACGTGCGCAACGACGACTTCATCCGCACCACGCAGGAGCGGCACGAGACCGCGGTGCAGGCGTTCCTGACGGACCTGTACGACAAGGGCGAGATCTACGAGGGCGCCTACGAGGGGCCGTACTGCGTGGGCTGCGAGGAGTACAAGCTCCCGGGCGAGCTGATCGACGGGACGGGGGAGTACGAGGGGCTCAAGCTGTGCCCCATCCACGGCACGCCCGTCGAGATGCTCTCCGAGCAGAACTACTTCTTCCGCATGAGCGCGTACGCGGACCGGCTGATCGCGCTGTACGAGGAGCACCCGGAGTTCGTGCAGCCGGCGTCGGCCCGCAACGAGGTGGTCAGCTTCGTGAAGCAGGGCCTGCAGGACCTGTCGATCTCGCGCTCCACGTTCGACTGGGGCGTCCCGATCCCGTGGGACTCGTCGCACGTGCTCTACGTCTGGTTCGACGCGCTGCTCAACTACGCCACGGCTGTTGGCCTGGACAGCGGCGACCCGGAGCGCAAGGAGCAGTTCGCGCGGACCTGGCCGGCCGACGTGCACCTGGTCGGCAAGGACATCCTGCGGTTCCACGCGGTGATCTGGCCGGCGATGCTCATGGCCGCGGGCCTGCCGCTGCCGAAGACGGTCTTCGCGCACGGCTGGCTCCTGGTGGGCGGCGAGAAGATGAGCAAGTCCAAGCTCACGGGCATCGCGCCGTCGGACATCATCGACACCTTCGGGTCGGACGCGTTCCGGTACTACTTCATGCGGACCATCGCCTTCGGCGGTGACGGCTCGTTCTCCTGGGAGGACATGACCGCCCGGTACAACGGCGAGCTCGCCAACGGGTTCGGCAACCTCGCGTCCCGGACGGCGGCGATGATCGGCAAGTACTTCGGCGGCTCCCTGCCGTCGCCGGGCGAGCTCACCGACGCCGAGACCGGCCTCGCCCAGGTCGCGGCCAAGGCAGTGGCCGACGCCGAGGCGGCGATCGACCGGCTGGCCATCCACGACGCCGTCTCCGCGGTGTGGACGCTGGTGGACGCCACGAACGGCTACCTCGCCGACACGCAGCCTTGGAAGCTCGCCAAGGAGCCCGGCGAGCTCAACGAGACCGGCACGGGCGTCGACGGCGGCCGCCTCGCCACGTCGCTCGTCACGGCCACGGAGGCGTTGCGGTCGCTCGCGGTGCTGCTCAACCCGATAGTGCCCAAGGCGGCCGCCGGGCTGTGGGAGCTGCTCGGCGCGGAGGCTCCGCTCGGGTCGCTGGACGCGCAGCCGCTCGACGGTGCGGCGACGTTCGGGGCGCTTCCCGCGGGCACCACGATCACAAAGGGCGCCGCCCTGTTCCCGCGCCTCGACGAGCAGGCGGCCTGA
- a CDS encoding TatD family hydrolase, translating to MAKRTRERGFPADPEPLPVPVVDNHTHLDHIAAVLADTAPDGEPDAYAWPPSVADHLARAAAAGVDRVVQVGCDLPSARWTASLLSSTQRGVVGAVAVHPNEVTLHAGVDEVGPDGLAPEFEERHAVGIDDAIAEIADLAKGNDRIRAIGETGMDLFRTGPRGEQAQRDGFRAHIALANELGLALQIHDRDAHAQVIEVLLADGAPERTVFHCFSGDAEMARVCAENGWYLSFAGPVTFKANNDLRAALAVAPRELILLETDAPYLTPHPYRGQPNAPFAAAHTARFMATHLEEDLAVLCADISANAERVYGTW from the coding sequence ATGGCCAAGCGCACACGCGAGCGCGGCTTCCCGGCCGACCCGGAGCCGCTACCGGTCCCAGTCGTGGACAACCACACCCACCTCGACCACATCGCTGCGGTGCTCGCCGATACGGCGCCCGACGGCGAGCCGGACGCCTACGCCTGGCCGCCGTCGGTGGCCGACCACCTGGCCCGGGCCGCGGCGGCGGGCGTGGACCGGGTGGTCCAGGTCGGCTGCGATCTTCCGTCGGCCCGCTGGACCGCCAGCCTCCTCTCCAGCACTCAACGAGGGGTGGTCGGGGCCGTTGCCGTTCATCCCAACGAGGTCACCCTGCATGCCGGCGTTGATGAGGTGGGGCCCGACGGGCTCGCGCCCGAGTTCGAGGAGCGGCACGCCGTCGGAATCGACGATGCGATCGCCGAGATCGCCGACCTGGCGAAGGGCAACGACCGCATCCGCGCGATCGGCGAGACCGGCATGGACCTGTTCCGCACGGGCCCACGTGGTGAGCAGGCGCAGCGGGACGGCTTCCGCGCGCACATCGCGCTGGCCAACGAGCTGGGCCTGGCCCTGCAGATCCACGACCGGGATGCGCACGCGCAGGTCATCGAGGTCCTGCTGGCCGACGGCGCCCCCGAGCGCACCGTCTTCCACTGCTTCAGCGGCGACGCCGAGATGGCCCGCGTGTGCGCCGAGAACGGCTGGTACCTGTCGTTCGCCGGACCGGTCACGTTCAAGGCCAACAATGACCTGCGTGCGGCCCTTGCCGTGGCTCCGCGCGAGCTGATCCTGCTGGAGACCGACGCCCCGTACCTCACACCGCACCCGTACCGGGGGCAGCCGAACGCCCCGTTCGCGGCCGCCCATACGGCCCGGTTCATGGCGACCCACCTGGAGGAAGACCTCGCGGTGCTGTGCGCGGACATATCCGCGAACGCGGAGCGGGTCTACGGCACCTGGTGA
- the rsmI gene encoding 16S rRNA (cytidine(1402)-2'-O)-methyltransferase: MTDPSPMPGPAPEAGSLVLAATPIGNTEDASPRLIRLLADADVVAAEDTRRLHGLAGRLGVEVRGRVTSYHEHNETARADELLDVVAGGGTVVVVTDAGMPSVSDPGYRIVERAIQRDLRVTAAPGPSAVLTALALSGLPTDRFTFEGFLPRKAGDRTRTLTALVAEPRTMVFFEAPHRIAETLAAMASVFGDTRPAAVARELTKTYEEVLRGPLADLAQRAAAEQLRGEICVVVSGATAVRAGVDDVVGEVLERVAAGERLKAAVAEVADAAGVPKRDLYAAALAARPPK; encoded by the coding sequence ATGACCGACCCGTCCCCGATGCCTGGGCCCGCGCCCGAGGCCGGCTCTCTTGTCCTGGCCGCCACCCCGATCGGCAACACCGAGGACGCCTCGCCCCGGCTGATCCGCCTGCTGGCCGACGCCGACGTCGTGGCCGCCGAGGACACCCGCCGCCTGCACGGGCTCGCCGGGCGGCTCGGTGTCGAGGTACGGGGCAGGGTCACCAGCTATCACGAGCACAACGAGACGGCCCGGGCGGACGAGCTGCTCGACGTCGTCGCCGGGGGCGGCACCGTGGTGGTGGTGACCGACGCCGGCATGCCGTCCGTCTCCGACCCCGGGTACCGCATAGTGGAGCGCGCGATCCAGCGCGACCTGCGCGTGACCGCCGCCCCCGGGCCGAGCGCCGTGCTGACGGCGCTGGCGCTCTCCGGCCTGCCGACCGACCGGTTCACGTTCGAGGGGTTCCTGCCACGCAAGGCCGGGGACCGCACCAGGACGCTGACCGCGCTGGTCGCCGAACCGCGCACCATGGTCTTCTTCGAGGCGCCGCACCGGATCGCGGAGACGCTGGCCGCCATGGCGTCGGTATTCGGGGACACCCGCCCGGCCGCCGTCGCGCGGGAGCTCACCAAGACCTACGAGGAGGTGCTGCGCGGCCCCCTCGCGGACCTCGCACAGCGCGCGGCGGCCGAGCAGCTCCGCGGCGAGATCTGCGTGGTCGTGAGCGGGGCGACGGCGGTGCGGGCCGGCGTGGACGACGTCGTCGGCGAGGTCCTCGAACGGGTAGCGGCAGGCGAGCGCCTCAAGGCGGCGGTAGCGGAGGTCGCGGACGCCGCGGGCGTCCCGAAGCGGGACCTGTACGCGGCAGCCCTGGCCGCCCGCCCGCCAAAGTAG
- a CDS encoding ubiquitin-like domain-containing protein, with translation MTSPQVPQDDPGDQSTNPEADGTVGVSELFQNLSPFGPPPSADEAFPPAMRPVPPPPPPPLPTAGRDLYPAPEPPRRRRSVVFLASTAAVALAGTGGVAAYASAHKTVTLDVDGKVSRVETFQGDVADLLVDEGIEVTGRDVVTPGTEGALHDGGRVVVRYSHHVTVRADGERRTAWVAAVDADQALATLSEGSRDVVLLPTRADGRVSLPMRLDADGPVNLVVGGQKRQVPDGAATLDELLAERAVTVDGDDRIRVEREASARPGAPTLSIVIEQVQTSIDQTVTSLPFRTLTAPDPDRFEDLAPYRATKGAAGERITSWDVTTVDGKVVDKEKLSTWVARAPVDEVILYGTKARPDPKPTPKPEPSSEPKPKPAKPKPGPKPEKPAPKSEPD, from the coding sequence GTGACATCTCCCCAGGTGCCCCAGGACGACCCCGGCGATCAATCCACCAATCCTGAGGCCGACGGCACCGTCGGCGTCTCCGAGCTCTTCCAGAACCTCTCACCCTTCGGCCCGCCGCCCTCCGCGGACGAGGCCTTCCCGCCGGCGATGCGTCCCGTACCGCCACCGCCACCGCCGCCCCTACCGACAGCGGGGCGAGACCTCTATCCGGCGCCCGAGCCGCCGCGCCGCCGACGCAGCGTCGTCTTCCTCGCGAGCACCGCGGCCGTCGCACTGGCGGGCACCGGCGGCGTCGCCGCTTACGCCTCGGCGCACAAGACCGTGACGCTGGACGTGGACGGCAAGGTCAGCAGAGTCGAGACCTTCCAGGGCGACGTCGCCGACCTCCTGGTCGACGAGGGCATCGAGGTCACCGGCAGGGACGTCGTGACGCCTGGTACCGAAGGTGCGCTGCACGACGGCGGCCGGGTGGTCGTCCGGTACAGCCATCACGTCACTGTGCGGGCCGACGGCGAGCGGCGGACCGCCTGGGTCGCCGCCGTCGACGCGGACCAGGCGCTCGCCACGCTGTCCGAGGGGAGCCGCGACGTGGTGCTGCTCCCGACTCGTGCCGACGGTCGTGTGTCGCTCCCGATGCGGCTCGACGCCGACGGGCCGGTCAACCTTGTGGTCGGCGGTCAGAAGCGGCAGGTGCCCGACGGCGCCGCGACGCTCGACGAGCTGCTCGCCGAGCGCGCGGTCACGGTCGACGGCGACGACCGGATCAGGGTCGAGCGCGAGGCCTCTGCCCGCCCGGGCGCTCCGACGCTGAGCATCGTGATCGAGCAGGTCCAGACCTCGATCGACCAGACCGTCACCTCGCTCCCGTTCCGCACCCTCACTGCCCCGGACCCGGACCGGTTCGAGGACCTGGCGCCGTACCGGGCGACCAAGGGGGCGGCAGGCGAACGGATCACGTCCTGGGATGTCACCACTGTCGACGGCAAGGTCGTGGACAAGGAGAAGCTGTCTACCTGGGTCGCCCGGGCGCCCGTAGACGAGGTGATCTTGTACGGCACCAAGGCCCGCCCTGATCCAAAGCCGACACCGAAGCCCGAGCCGAGCTCCGAGCCGAAGCCCAAGCCCGCGAAGCCCAAGCCCGGGCCAAAACCGGAGAAGCCGGCACCGAAGTCCGAGCCGGACTGA